The Canis lupus familiaris isolate Mischka breed German Shepherd chromosome X, alternate assembly UU_Cfam_GSD_1.0, whole genome shotgun sequence genome has a segment encoding these proteins:
- the LOC119868257 gene encoding EKC/KEOPS complex subunit LAGE3-like isoform X4, translated as MQAPGDGEGGAAGGAEGGAGSREGEGGPRPEGAEGEAVRAPPQAEVAPQPAGPLGDVPPEVMFAPSRLLEFKLTVPFRTPLEAEMARRSLAPYVQRPRGLVQKELTVNGSALAIRWTAEDPVFFRISVNAFLDQLSLVMRNIRGFGSPPMRSLGRGKRTDT; from the exons ATGCAGGCCCCAGGGGACGGCGAGGGCGGCGCGGCAGGCGGGGCGGAGGGCGGCGCGGGCAGCCGTGAAGGCGAGGGTGGCCCGCGCCCCGAGGGAGCGGAGGGCGAGGCGGTCAGGGCCCCTCCCCAGGCCGAGGTTGCCCCGCAGCCCGCGGGGCCCCTTGGGGACGTGCCGCCCGAGGTCATGTTCGCCCCGAGCCGATTGCTGGAGTT CAAGCTGACGGTGCCCTTCCGGACACCACTGGAGGCGGAGATGGCGCGCAGGTCCCTCGCACCGTATGTCCAGCGTCCCCGAGGACTAGTTCAGAAGGAGCTGACGGTGAACGGCAGCGCCCTGGCCAT TAGATGGACTGCCGAGGACCCGGTCTTCTTCCGCATTTCCGTGAACGCCTTCCTGGACCAGCTGTCCCTGGTGATGCGAAACATTCGAGGCTTTGGGTCCCCGCCAATGCGAAGCCTGGGCCGGGGAAAGAGAACCGACACCTAa
- the LOC119868258 gene encoding sodium- and chloride-dependent creatine transporter 1-like: protein MRRRPAWPQPADHLRRVLEHLEAVGQIVYFTATFSYVVLVVLLVRGVLLPGALDGIIYHLKPDWSKLGSPLAARQRCVASTGWEFPKRRMDRALTPYRLP, encoded by the exons ATGCGCCGCCGCCCCGCCTGGCCCCAGCCCGCTGATCACCTGCGCCGGGTCCTGGAGCATCTGGAGGCGGTCGGACAG ATCGTGTACTTCACCGCTACCTTCTCCTACGTGGTCCTCGTCGTGCTGCTGGTGCGCGGAGTGCTGCTGCCCGGCGCCCTGGATGGCATCATCTACCATCTCAAGCCCGACTGGTCCAAGCTGGGGTCCCCGCTCGCAG CCCGGCAGCGGTGCGTTGCGAGCACGGGGTGGGAGTTTCCGAAGAGAAGGATGGATCGTGCGCTGACGCCGTATCGCCTGCCGTGA